A window of Variovorax paradoxus genomic DNA:
GAAGCGTCCGTCGCCGCCACCCCAGGGCGCGACCACCGGGCGCGACAGCACGTTGACGAAGTGCATCGACACCAGCCCCTGCGCCGTCGCCATTTCCGCGAAGTGCCCGATGCGCCCCAGGTGGTGCGCATGCGAGAGCGTGAAGATGCAGCTGCCGTGCTGCTTCGCCCGCGCTATGCCCAGCTCCATCGCCTGCACGCCGACGACCTGGCCGTAGCCGTGCTGGCCGTCCAGGCCCATCAGCGTGCCGATGTCGAGGTTGACCTTCACGGCCGTGTTCGGCTTCAGGCCGCCCTCGGCCACCGCGTCGATATAGCGCGGCAGCATGCCCACGCCGTGCGAGTCGTGGCCGCTCAGGTTGGCGAGCACGAGGTTGGCGGCCACCTGCTGCGCCTCCGCGGGCGTGCTGCCCGCCGCCTGCAGGATGCTGGCGACGGTGGTCTGCAGCTCGTCGGCCGGCAGTGTTCTTGACATGGATCAGGCTCCTTTCGCGTTCAGCGTGATGGCATAGAGAGAAGTGGTGGCGCAGATGAACAGCCGGTTGCGCTTCGGGCCGCCGAAGCACACGTTGGCCACGCGCTCGGGCACGAGGATCTTGCCCAGCAGCGTGCCGTCGGGGTCGTAGGCGTGCACGCCGTCGGCGGCGCTGGTCCAGATGCGGCCTTCGGTGTCGAGCCGGAAACCGTCGAACAGGCCGTTGGTGCATTCGGCGAACACCTCGCCGCCGCTCAGGCTGCGGCCGTCCGCGCCCACCTTGAACCGGCGGATGTGACGCGGTCCGTCCGCCGCATGGCTCGCGCCGGTGTCGGCGATGTACAGCAGCGATTCGTCGGGCGAGAACGCCAGTCCGTTGGGTTTGACGAAGTCGTCGGCCATGCGCTGTACCTCGCCGCTGGCGGGGTCGATGCGGTAGACGTGGCAGGCGCCGATCTCGCTGTCGGCCTTCAGTCCCTCGTAGTCGGAGAGGATGCCGTAGCTCGGGTCGGTGAACCACACGCCGCCGTCCGAATGCACCACCACGTCGTTCGGCGAGTTGAGCCGCTTGCCCTGCCAGTGGGAGGCCAGCACGGTGATGGAGCCGTCGTGCTCGGTGCGCGTCACGCGGCGCGTGAGGTGCTCGCAGCTCACGAGCCGGCCCTGGCGGTCGACGGTATGGCCGTTGGTGTTGTCGGCGGGCTCGCGGAACACGCCCACGGTGCCGGTCATTTCGTCGTAGCGCAGCATGCGGTTGTTCGGAATGTCCGACCACACCAGCGTGCGGTGCGCGGCGAACCAGGCAGGGCCTTCGCACCAGCGCGCGCCGGTCCAAAGCCGCTGCAGGCGCTCGGGGCCGGGAATGCGCGGCTTGAAGCGCGGGTCCAGATGCTCGAAGCCGGTGCCCTCGAGAAAGCCGAAGGGAAGGGTGGCCATGCTGCTCCTTGTGCTCGTGGGTGGGCCTACATCACCGCGCCGACCTGCCACGGCACGAACTCGTTCTGTCCGTAGCCGTGCTGTTCGCTCTTGGAGTGCGCGCCCGAGGCGGTGGCCAGCACCAGCTCGAAGATGCGCTGGCCCATCTCCTGGATGGACGCTGTGCCGTCGACGATCTCGCCGCAGTTGATGTCCATGTCTTCCTCCTGCCGCTGCCACAGCGCCGAGTTGGTCGCCAGCTTGAGCGAGGGGGAGGGCGCGCAGCCGTAGGCCGAGCCGCGCCCCGTGGTGAAGCAGATGAGGTTGGCGCCGCCGGCCACCTGGCCCGTGGCGCTCACCGGGTCGTAGCCTGGCGTGTCCATGTAGACGAAGCCGTGCGCGGTGACCGGCTCCGCGTATTCGTACACCGCCTCGAGGTTGCTGGTGCCGCCCTTGGCCACCGCGCCCAGCGACTTCTCGAGGATGGTGGTGAGCCCGCCCGCCTTGTTGCCCGGCGAGGGGTTGTTGTTCATCTCGCCCTGGTTGATCTCGGTGTAGTGCTCCCACCACTTGATGCGGTCCACCAGCTTCTGGCCGACCTCGCGCTTCACCGCGCGGCGCGTGAGCAGGTGCTCGGCGCCGTACACCTCGGGCGTCTCACTGAGGATGGCCGTGCCGCCGTGCGCCACCAGCAGGTCGACCGCCGCGCCCAGCGCCGGGTTGGCGCTGATGCCCGAGTAGCCGTCCGAGCCGCCGCACTGCAGCCCGATGGTGATGTGCGCCGCGCTGCAGGGCTCGCGCTTCACCGCGTTG
This region includes:
- a CDS encoding SMP-30/gluconolactonase/LRE family protein, with translation MATLPFGFLEGTGFEHLDPRFKPRIPGPERLQRLWTGARWCEGPAWFAAHRTLVWSDIPNNRMLRYDEMTGTVGVFREPADNTNGHTVDRQGRLVSCEHLTRRVTRTEHDGSITVLASHWQGKRLNSPNDVVVHSDGGVWFTDPSYGILSDYEGLKADSEIGACHVYRIDPASGEVQRMADDFVKPNGLAFSPDESLLYIADTGASHAADGPRHIRRFKVGADGRSLSGGEVFAECTNGLFDGFRLDTEGRIWTSAADGVHAYDPDGTLLGKILVPERVANVCFGGPKRNRLFICATTSLYAITLNAKGA